From Scleropages formosus chromosome 9, fSclFor1.1, whole genome shotgun sequence, one genomic window encodes:
- the pkia gene encoding cAMP-dependent protein kinase inhibitor alpha yields MTDVESTYEDFIASGRSGRRNALHDIRSSPDELDPGDVSQALSELKINREGEDADVEKSKDSGADSPPTSEEGKEAVNRQT; encoded by the exons ATGACTGATGTGGAATCGACGTATGAAGACTTCATCGCTTCAGGCAGGAGCGGGAGACGCAACGCGCTGCATGACATCCGAAGCAGCCCGGACGAACTGGACCCGGGCGACGTGTCTCAGGCGCTCTCTGAGCTCAAAATCAAtcgagaag GAGAAGATGCCGACGTGGAGAAAAGTAAAGACTCGGGCGCCGACTCACCCCCTACATCCGAGGAGGGCAAAGAGGCGGTTAACAGGCAGACCTGA